One Aethina tumida isolate Nest 87 chromosome 5, icAetTumi1.1, whole genome shotgun sequence genomic window carries:
- the LOC109605765 gene encoding neuropeptide F receptor yields the protein MASVTVNCTTPAYDDRTMDDSILNQSNAVDPKLMDRYLMNRAIDEPAYSTLIVMYSVLIVLGALGNTLVIISVVRKPVMRTPRNMFIVNLAVADLLLCTVTMPLTLMEILTKYFPLGDNIFVCKMIGMLQATSTYVSTISITAIALDRYQVIVYPTKESLQLFGALLILLIIWSVAVVLALPLFVVRHISTHNVKIDSNNLSLTFCYENWPMEHGRAYYSVFSLIFQYTLPIIIVSVAYIRISYKLRYRFASGFVTANDNSQQKRRELRGRKLQRTNLLLGSIAVIFCVSWIPLNMYNVIADFSSNNDFSSQSMMVYYAVCHMMGMSSACSNPILYGCLNENFWKEFKDILCVKGKPEFGTESQTLALTKQANVSRRNKPDLVTVTTDYQPCQTATTELSMFTKC from the exons ATGGCATCAGTCACCGTCAACTGCACAACGCCCGCCTACGACGACAGAACCATGGACGATTCGATACTGAACCAGAGCAACGCGGTCGATCCGAAGCTGATGGACCGGTATCTCATGAACAGGGCGATAGACGAGCCGGCTTATTCGACGTTGATTGTGATGTACAGCGTGCTCATCGTTCTGGGGGCCCTTGGCAACACCCTTGTC ATAATATCTGTGGTGAGGAAGCCGGTGATGCGAACGCCGAGGAACATGTTCATCGTCAACTTGGCGGTTGCTGATCTGTTACTGTGCACGGTGACGATGCCTTTGACTCTGATGGAGATACTGACGAAGTACTTTCCTCTTGGCGATAACATCTTCGTCTGTAAAATGATAGGGATGCTGCAAGCCACCAGCACCTACGTTTCGACCATATCCATCACTGCCATCGCTTTGGACAGGTACCAG GTCATAGTTTATCCGACGAAAGAGAGTCTGCAGCTGTTCGGTGCACTTTTGATCCTGCTGATAATATGGAGTGTGGCAGTGGTGTTGGCACTTCCTTTGTTCGTAGTGAGGCACATAAGCACGCACAACGTGAAAATCGACAGTAACAATTTAAGTTTGACCTTTTGTTACGAAAATTGGCCGATGGAACATGGCAGAGCGTATTATTCGGTGTTCTCGTTGATTTTTCAGTACACGTTGCCAATCATCATTGTTTCg GTGGCGTACATCCGAATCTCGTACAAGCTGCGCTACAGATTCGCGTCCGGCTTCGTGACCGCCAACGACAACTCGCAGCAGAAGCGCAGAGAGCTGCGCGGGCGCAAGCTGCAGCGCACCAACCTGCTGCTCGGCTCGATCGCCGTCATATTCTGCGTCAGCTGGATACCGCTCAACATGTACAACGTCATCGCCGACTTCTCATCCAACAACGACTTCTCCAGCCAGTCCATGATGGTCTATTACGCCGTCTGCCACATGATGGGCATGTCGTCGGCCTGCTCCAACCCCATCCTGTACGGGTGTCTGAACGAGAACTTCTGGAAGGAGTTCAAGGACATTTTGTGCGTCAAAGGCAAGCCGGAGTTCGGCACGGAGTCGCAGACGTTGGCGCTGACCAAACAGGCCAACGTGTCGAGGCGGAACAAGCCGGACTTGGTGACGGTGACGACCGATTATCAGCCGTGCCAAACCGCCACCACCGAACTGTCTATGTttactaaatgttaa